The following coding sequences lie in one Kribbella sp. NBC_00709 genomic window:
- a CDS encoding dihydrofolate reductase family protein: MTATYTFDIFCTLDGFGSYDGGDWGGYWGKAGPEFLDRRLAMVSENQRMILGANTYRQFVEVLGPSREESTVGDPVNTRMMTLPTTVVSNSLEAPLTWQNAAVERGDAVDVVARLKQESDVPLRSYGSVSMNRALMAAGLVDRVQVTVFPVISGQTGVDPIFQGAADFDLELLEARTLDGSTQELIYRPTLHA; the protein is encoded by the coding sequence ATGACCGCGACGTACACCTTCGACATCTTTTGCACGCTTGACGGGTTCGGCTCGTACGACGGTGGTGACTGGGGTGGGTATTGGGGGAAGGCCGGCCCGGAGTTCCTCGACCGGAGACTCGCCATGGTCAGCGAGAACCAGCGCATGATCCTCGGTGCCAACACCTACCGGCAGTTCGTCGAGGTGCTCGGTCCCAGCCGGGAGGAATCCACGGTCGGCGACCCCGTCAACACCCGGATGATGACACTGCCGACCACCGTGGTGTCGAACAGCCTCGAAGCGCCCCTCACCTGGCAGAACGCAGCTGTCGAGCGCGGCGACGCAGTCGATGTCGTGGCCCGTCTCAAGCAGGAATCCGACGTACCTCTGCGCTCCTACGGCAGCGTCTCGATGAACCGCGCGCTGATGGCAGCCGGTCTCGTCGACCGCGTCCAGGTGACGGTGTTCCCGGTGATCTCCGGTCAGACCGGGGTGGACCCGATCTTCCAAGGGGCCGCCGACTTCGACCTCGAGCTGCTCGAGGCTCGCACCCTCGACGGCAGCACGCAGGAGCTCATCTACCGTCCCACCCTGCACGCCTGA
- a CDS encoding AAA family ATPase produces MALRNGLVLLCGTSFSGKSTVARTLAPVLSASIVSLDEINERRGLWGGDGIPVEEWMRTHELASGEVRGLLGSGASVVVDDTSSPRFLRDGWRSLAAAADVDFTLIYVDVDQATIRRRRAANRLDPRRRDVTDAVLDQHLADFEPPADDEDAVRVRNADDLQAFVRRAGWDGR; encoded by the coding sequence ATGGCTCTGCGCAACGGACTCGTGTTGCTGTGCGGGACCTCGTTCTCCGGGAAGAGCACGGTTGCGCGGACCCTGGCGCCGGTCCTGTCGGCGAGCATCGTGAGTCTTGACGAGATCAACGAGCGCCGCGGCTTGTGGGGCGGTGACGGGATCCCGGTGGAAGAGTGGATGCGAACCCATGAGTTGGCGTCCGGCGAGGTTCGCGGACTGCTCGGCTCGGGTGCGTCGGTTGTCGTCGACGACACCAGCTCGCCGCGGTTCCTCCGCGACGGCTGGCGTTCGCTGGCCGCGGCTGCCGACGTCGACTTCACCTTGATCTACGTCGACGTCGACCAGGCGACGATTCGCCGGCGTCGGGCTGCGAATCGGCTCGATCCGCGCCGGCGGGACGTCACAGACGCAGTCCTCGATCAGCACCTCGCCGACTTCGAGCCACCGGCCGACGACGAGGACGCCGTACGGGTCAGAAACGCGGATGACCTGCAGGCCTTCGTCAGGCGTGCAGGGTGGGACGGTAGATGA
- a CDS encoding NAD-dependent epimerase/dehydratase family protein: MRDSFKTAASYRSSVAGMILVTGGLGMIGAHTARALLDLGQEVVVTSHRRTDPPSFLDGKVVVEQLDVTDRDAFLALGSRYEFSDIVHLAGSIPADDPVAYFRHDTEALFNALDAARTWGVRRFAVASSIGVYIGQDASPWHEGLPLPTADLPHLIVAFKKAVEPVTTHSLAGTGIQPIVLRIGSTWGPLMDPESIFSPIPPFVSAVLRGETPTPLPADAGGDWCYAPDMGRAIALLVTADALNHTTYNVSSGKPFVYGEAAGQLTVEPGGDTSPHLDIARLTEETGFTPSFTFPEAVADYITWRTTNAR; the protein is encoded by the coding sequence GTGCGTGATTCGTTCAAGACCGCGGCGTCGTACCGGTCTAGCGTCGCGGGCATGATTCTCGTCACCGGTGGGCTCGGCATGATCGGCGCCCACACCGCCCGCGCCCTCCTCGACCTCGGACAGGAGGTCGTGGTCACGTCCCACCGGCGTACCGATCCCCCGTCGTTCCTGGATGGCAAAGTCGTCGTCGAGCAGCTCGACGTCACCGACCGGGACGCGTTCCTCGCCCTCGGGTCGCGCTACGAGTTCAGCGACATCGTGCATCTGGCCGGCTCGATCCCGGCCGACGATCCGGTCGCGTACTTCCGTCATGACACCGAGGCGCTGTTCAACGCGCTGGATGCGGCGCGGACGTGGGGTGTACGTCGGTTTGCGGTTGCCAGCAGCATCGGGGTGTACATCGGGCAGGACGCATCCCCTTGGCACGAAGGGCTTCCGCTACCGACCGCCGACCTCCCGCACCTGATCGTCGCCTTCAAGAAGGCCGTCGAGCCGGTGACGACGCACAGCCTCGCCGGGACCGGCATCCAGCCGATCGTGCTCCGGATCGGCTCGACCTGGGGCCCGCTGATGGACCCGGAGTCCATCTTCAGCCCGATTCCGCCGTTCGTCAGCGCCGTACTCCGCGGCGAAACCCCCACGCCCCTGCCGGCCGACGCCGGCGGCGACTGGTGCTACGCGCCTGACATGGGCCGTGCGATCGCTCTGCTCGTGACGGCGGACGCTTTGAACCACACCACTTACAACGTCTCCAGCGGCAAACCCTTCGTGTACGGCGAAGCGGCCGGCCAACTGACTGTCGAACCCGGCGGCGACACCAGCCCGCACCTCGACATCGCCCGCCTGACCGAGGAGACCGGCTTCACCCCTTCCTTCACCTTCCCCGAAGCCGTCGCCGACTACATCACCTGGCGCACCACCAACGCCCGCTGA
- a CDS encoding extracellular solute-binding protein, giving the protein MELTRRHILKLTGLGLAAPALLSACSNDSSSGGSGDGSVKFEGWDYEAALVQQNLDNFTKTSNIKVDYTPITSAQYVQKVVAEFTGGGGADALYVYDDSLAAWVEGEYLQPLDGLPGVDEVYGAIYPGNAEAMTYQGKRYGLPYYTDANCLTYNAGILAKAGITKAPASLEELEAQALKIKNAGLLEYPIGLPAQLSDTWWSWVWALVFGSGGNLFDDQQNPIMNTSDTVSKDVFAWLQQAANKSKVIDPASLQLLPVPIDNAMKANRYAYTIGARYASRDYNDPAKSKAAGQIRMALVPSLDGKEHATVSNTRMYGLAKDTEVKDNAFKLLTYLGGYDDKKQPYTAKFWFLQRGLGFAYKAMGSDPQITVALKKFADPVVYQHLAEIAKPRNVLGVPWYTEFETEMHKVVQGVLSNQTQPSAAVASLAQTVETLKKKYS; this is encoded by the coding sequence ATGGAGCTCACCCGCCGCCACATCCTCAAGCTGACCGGTCTCGGACTGGCCGCCCCTGCCCTGCTGTCCGCCTGCTCGAACGACTCGTCGTCCGGAGGTTCCGGCGACGGCAGCGTGAAGTTCGAAGGCTGGGACTACGAGGCCGCACTGGTTCAGCAGAACCTCGACAACTTCACCAAGACCAGCAACATCAAGGTCGACTACACCCCGATCACGAGTGCGCAGTACGTCCAGAAGGTCGTTGCCGAATTCACCGGCGGCGGCGGGGCCGACGCGCTCTACGTGTACGACGACTCACTCGCGGCCTGGGTCGAAGGCGAGTACCTGCAACCGCTCGACGGCCTGCCCGGGGTCGACGAGGTGTACGGCGCGATCTACCCGGGCAACGCGGAAGCGATGACGTACCAGGGCAAGCGCTACGGCCTGCCGTACTACACCGACGCGAACTGCCTGACGTACAACGCCGGGATCCTCGCCAAGGCCGGAATCACCAAGGCACCGGCCAGTCTCGAGGAGCTCGAGGCGCAGGCGCTGAAGATCAAGAACGCCGGCCTGCTGGAGTACCCGATCGGTCTGCCCGCGCAGCTGTCCGACACGTGGTGGTCGTGGGTGTGGGCGCTCGTGTTCGGCAGCGGCGGCAACCTGTTCGACGATCAGCAGAACCCGATCATGAATACCTCTGACACCGTGTCAAAGGATGTCTTCGCCTGGTTGCAGCAGGCGGCGAACAAGTCCAAGGTGATCGACCCGGCGTCCCTGCAGTTGCTGCCGGTCCCGATCGACAACGCGATGAAGGCGAACCGGTACGCGTACACGATCGGTGCGCGGTACGCGAGCCGCGACTACAACGACCCCGCGAAGTCCAAGGCCGCGGGCCAGATCCGGATGGCGCTGGTACCGAGCCTGGACGGCAAGGAGCACGCGACGGTCAGCAACACCCGGATGTACGGGCTGGCCAAGGACACCGAGGTCAAGGACAACGCGTTCAAGCTGCTCACGTACCTCGGCGGGTACGACGACAAGAAGCAGCCGTACACCGCGAAGTTCTGGTTCCTGCAACGTGGACTCGGCTTCGCGTACAAGGCGATGGGCTCGGACCCGCAGATCACCGTGGCGCTGAAGAAGTTCGCCGACCCGGTGGTATACCAGCATCTGGCCGAGATCGCGAAGCCGCGCAACGTGCTCGGGGTGCCTTGGTATACCGAATTCGAGACCGAGATGCACAAGGTCGTCCAGGGCGTGCTCAGCAACCAGACGCAGCCGTCCGCGGCCGTCGCCTCGCTCGCGCAGACCGTGGAAACCCTGAAGAAGAAGTACTCCTAG
- a CDS encoding pyridoxamine 5'-phosphate oxidase family protein — protein MLDATIRRVLDGAAFAHLATILPDGSPHSTPVYAGTRGEQIVFFTGPGMEKAHNLRRDPRLALSIVPAGRRSA, from the coding sequence ATGCTCGACGCCACCATCCGCCGCGTCCTCGACGGCGCCGCGTTCGCCCACCTGGCAACGATCCTCCCCGACGGTTCCCCGCACAGCACGCCGGTGTACGCCGGTACGCGCGGCGAGCAGATCGTGTTCTTCACCGGCCCCGGGATGGAGAAGGCCCACAACCTGCGCCGCGATCCGCGGCTCGCGTTGTCGATCGTGCCGGCCGGCAGAAGGTCGGCATGA